In the Microplitis mediator isolate UGA2020A chromosome 5, iyMicMedi2.1, whole genome shotgun sequence genome, GTCACGACGCTTTTGTTGATTTCAAAGATAAATATGGGAGGACCGCACTTCATATTGCAGTTCAAAGTGGAAAAGCAATGGCCATAAAGACTCTACTGAATTTGGGCGCTGATATAAACATTAGGTCGAAAAACGGCCGGAATCCAATTGATgacttttattattgttgttatacTAGTTGCTCTATGAGCTATAACTTCAATTTTGAGAATGACGACAGAATAGAACGGATTTTGAGTGaacatattttcaaattaaaaatcgctGGTTTTTATgtccatgaaaaaaattataaatcggcttgttgttatttaaacggaGATTACAAGAGTGCGGATGACGACACTAAGTTTGAAAACAGGTGTAAGttggaaatagaaaatttgaaaaaagaaaaacttgGTGATGTTTCTTTGTATGATATTTTGACAAAGCAGAAGTACTTGGACTTGTATGTGAGAAACGAAGAAATTTTACGCgggttttattcaaataattattggcaCAAGTTTCCGTTATATGCTCATATGATTAATGCGAAATTATATCGAGGGAAGAAAAAAAGTGCAGGGATGGAAAAAATTCGTGCGCATGGTTCATATGAAATTTTGAGACTGTTACCAATGGATTGTTGGGaggaaataatgttttttcttGATGAATATGATTTGAAGTTATTGGCTGCTGCTtgttgtatataattaatatgaatAAGGTGTCATTTAGTATCATCATTGTTATCATTCTtcacacagtaaaaaacgaatcgtcaaagtgtaaaaaaaacgtgtgtaaaattctgagtgttgaatttttaacactttggTGTGCCAATTTAACACTgtatttatcttgtttgaactgtcatgtaaataaattttaatttatataaataaatataaggctagatattccaaaaatgcATACATCAATCACTTGttgcaattataattttttttagttcataattttagtttacgttcagttcaaattttattatcaatatttcgCCTTTTTTTCTCAGGTGttacttttactttttcaatCCTGTGACATTAGAGCTGCTGCCAGAAATTAGTGGGGAAATGGGAATTCAAATGTTTCCTAGATGGATTCCTATGGGTTCCCATGTAATCCCACATGAATTTCTTAGACGGTGACAAATCCGAAATTTCTTTGaactgtagaaatttttttttaccttcagTGTGCTAGATTTTCTACGGAATTTCTTAGaagctcagaaaaaaaatttattttttatcacaggtcaatattatatttttctagagTTAGCTTCCTCTGATTATACAACTGAGTTCGATCGAATTGAACTTTTAATTCTATagaattcagataaattttgttaattcggtacttaacctaaaaaataattctgtctaattcggcaggaaaaccagaatttatccaaattgaaacgaatttaaataattctattctgtttaattcgtaAATTTCTAGTTCTGGCTCCGAAATAAACCAAATTGAaaccaattcaaaaattttaaatcgattttattctgtt is a window encoding:
- the LOC130668189 gene encoding serine/threonine-protein phosphatase 6 regulatory ankyrin repeat subunit C-like, which produces MSRTEIHFPGPGGFIAELASSGDHVDLNTTDQRGTPWLHCAAQHDCRRSIDILISHDAFVDFKDKYGRTALHIAVQSGKAMAIKTLLNLGADINIRSKNGRNPIDDFYYCCYTSCSMSYNFNFENDDRIERILSEHIFKLKIAGFYVHEKNYKSACCYLNGDYKSADDDTKFENRCKLEIENLKKEKLGDVSLYDILTKQKYLDLYVRNEEILRGFYSNNYWHKFPLYAHMINAKLYRGKKKSAGMEKIRAHGSYEILRLLPMDCWEEIMFFLDEYDLKLLAAACCI